Proteins encoded together in one Corallococcus silvisoli window:
- the coaBC gene encoding bifunctional phosphopantothenoylcysteine decarboxylase/phosphopantothenate--cysteine ligase CoaBC, whose product MDASALKGRRIIVGVGGGIAAYKACELVRELGRAGAEVRVAMTEAARQFVTPLTFQALVGHPPLTDYFDPAQEGNFGHLDLARWGEAYVVAPATADLLAKIRAGLGGDAVTTSLLAFKGAVVLAPAMNVAMWENARTQENVASLVADPRFTTVGPGAGMLACGDVGSGRLADVGAIVSAVAARLGGGPLSGKQVLVTAGPTREYLDSVRFISNPSTGKMGLALAHEARALGATVTVVLGPVGPVDRTGLEVVDVVSAEDMAREVLARVESADAFIATAAVSDWRPETRAPQKVKKGEGPENLRLVRTPDVLLEASRKVAGRAKRPVLVGFAAETERVVEHAREKLERKGLDAIVANDVTAEGAGFGTDTNRVTVLTRSGADRMLEGSKRAVAAEILSLLLVPPRG is encoded by the coding sequence ATGGACGCATCGGCATTGAAGGGTCGCCGGATCATCGTCGGCGTGGGTGGCGGCATCGCGGCGTACAAGGCCTGCGAGCTGGTGCGTGAGCTGGGGCGCGCGGGCGCGGAGGTGCGGGTGGCCATGACGGAGGCCGCGCGCCAGTTCGTCACCCCGCTCACCTTCCAGGCGCTCGTGGGGCATCCCCCGCTCACGGACTACTTCGACCCGGCGCAAGAGGGAAACTTCGGCCACCTGGACCTCGCCCGCTGGGGAGAGGCCTACGTGGTGGCCCCGGCGACGGCGGACCTGCTCGCGAAGATTCGCGCGGGCTTGGGCGGGGACGCGGTGACGACGTCGCTGCTCGCCTTCAAGGGCGCGGTGGTGCTGGCGCCCGCGATGAACGTGGCGATGTGGGAGAACGCCCGGACGCAGGAGAACGTCGCGTCGCTGGTGGCGGATCCGCGCTTCACGACGGTGGGGCCGGGCGCGGGGATGCTGGCGTGCGGCGACGTGGGTTCGGGCCGGCTGGCGGACGTGGGCGCCATCGTGTCCGCGGTGGCGGCGCGGCTGGGCGGCGGTCCACTCAGCGGCAAGCAGGTGCTGGTGACGGCGGGCCCCACGCGCGAGTACCTGGATTCGGTGCGGTTCATCTCCAACCCGTCCACGGGGAAGATGGGCCTGGCGCTCGCGCACGAGGCCCGGGCGCTGGGGGCCACGGTGACGGTGGTGCTGGGGCCGGTGGGCCCGGTGGACCGCACGGGCCTGGAGGTGGTGGACGTGGTGAGCGCGGAGGACATGGCGCGCGAGGTGCTGGCGCGCGTGGAGTCCGCGGACGCGTTCATCGCCACGGCGGCGGTGAGCGACTGGCGTCCGGAGACGCGGGCCCCGCAGAAGGTGAAGAAGGGCGAGGGCCCGGAGAACCTGCGTCTGGTGCGCACGCCGGACGTGCTGCTGGAGGCGTCGCGCAAGGTGGCGGGCAGGGCGAAGCGCCCGGTGCTGGTGGGCTTCGCGGCGGAGACGGAGCGGGTGGTGGAGCACGCGCGCGAGAAGCTGGAGCGCAAGGGCCTGGACGCCATCGTCGCCAACGACGTCACCGCCGAGGGCGCGGGGTTCGGCACGGACACGAACCGCGTGACGGTGCTCACGCGCTCGGGGGCGGACCGGATGCTGGAGGGCAGCAAGCGCGCGGTGGCGGCGGAGATCCTGTCGCTGCTGCTGGTGCCACCGCGCGGCTGA
- a CDS encoding NADPH-dependent FMN reductase — protein MIKVAIVVGSTRPGRKADTVARWVHDIAKKRTDATYEVVDIQDFQLPLLDEPAPPSMGKYTQAHTQKWAATVAGYDAYVFVTPEYNHGTSGALKNALDFVYGEWNNKAAGFVGYGSAGGVRAVEQLRLVAAELQLATVRAQVQLFLSTDFEHYTIFKPDPAKEKSVNTLLDQVVAWGTALRTVRVKP, from the coding sequence ATGATCAAGGTGGCCATCGTCGTTGGTAGCACGAGGCCGGGCCGCAAGGCGGACACCGTCGCCCGGTGGGTCCATGACATCGCGAAGAAGCGCACGGACGCCACGTATGAAGTGGTCGACATCCAGGACTTCCAGCTGCCGCTGCTGGACGAACCGGCCCCCCCGTCGATGGGCAAGTACACGCAGGCGCACACCCAGAAGTGGGCCGCGACCGTCGCCGGGTATGACGCGTACGTCTTCGTCACGCCCGAGTACAACCACGGCACGTCCGGCGCGCTGAAGAACGCGCTCGATTTCGTCTACGGCGAATGGAACAACAAGGCTGCGGGCTTCGTGGGCTACGGCAGCGCGGGCGGTGTGCGCGCGGTGGAGCAGCTGCGCCTCGTCGCCGCGGAGCTCCAGCTCGCCACGGTGCGCGCGCAGGTGCAGCTGTTCCTCTCCACCGACTTCGAGCACTACACCATCTTCAAGCCGGACCCGGCCAAGGAGAAGTCGGTGAACACGCTGCTGGATCAGGTCGTCGCCTGGGGCACCGCGCTGCGGACGGTGCGCGTGAAGCCGTAG
- a CDS encoding SDR family oxidoreductase has protein sequence MNPPKNVALVVGANGIAGLNLIAHLETLEGWEVIGLSRRGGEARERVRFISVDLLDAEDSRRKLGGLTQVTHIFYAAYQDRPTPVELVAPNVAMLVNVVNAVEPIAKGLQHISLMQGYKVYGAHLGPFKTPARETDAHHMPPEFNVEQQDFLERLQKGKAWTWSAIRPSVVVGYAMGTPMNAALAIGIYASMSKELGLPLRFPGPPAAYDILLDVTDARLLARATFWAATNPKSANQAFNINNGDQFRWSEMWPKIARMFDMEVAPPLPLSLVDVMADKGPLWDTMVAKHGLARNAYADINPWRHAHGVFSTNFDFLADTTKARRFGFQEHIESEVMFREIFADYRRLKVIP, from the coding sequence ATGAACCCCCCCAAGAATGTGGCCCTGGTCGTCGGGGCCAACGGAATCGCCGGACTCAACCTCATCGCCCACCTGGAGACACTCGAAGGGTGGGAGGTCATCGGACTGTCGCGCCGGGGAGGCGAAGCCCGGGAGCGCGTGCGCTTCATCTCGGTGGACCTGCTCGACGCGGAGGACAGCCGAAGGAAGCTGGGCGGGCTGACGCAGGTGACCCACATCTTTTATGCCGCGTACCAGGACCGGCCGACACCCGTGGAGTTGGTGGCGCCCAACGTCGCCATGCTCGTCAACGTGGTGAACGCGGTGGAGCCCATCGCCAAGGGGCTCCAGCACATCAGCCTGATGCAGGGCTACAAGGTCTATGGCGCGCACCTGGGCCCGTTCAAGACGCCCGCCCGGGAGACGGATGCGCATCACATGCCCCCCGAGTTCAACGTGGAGCAGCAGGACTTCCTGGAGCGCCTTCAGAAGGGCAAGGCGTGGACCTGGTCCGCGATCCGCCCCTCCGTCGTGGTCGGCTACGCGATGGGCACGCCGATGAACGCGGCGCTGGCCATCGGGATATACGCCTCCATGTCGAAGGAGCTGGGACTCCCGCTGCGCTTCCCCGGGCCGCCGGCCGCCTACGACATCCTCCTGGACGTCACCGACGCCCGGCTGCTGGCGCGCGCCACCTTCTGGGCGGCGACGAACCCCAAGAGCGCCAACCAGGCCTTCAACATCAACAACGGCGACCAGTTCCGCTGGAGCGAGATGTGGCCGAAGATCGCCCGCATGTTCGACATGGAGGTCGCGCCGCCCCTGCCCCTGTCACTGGTCGACGTGATGGCGGACAAGGGACCGCTCTGGGACACGATGGTGGCGAAGCACGGGCTCGCGCGAAACGCGTACGCGGACATCAACCCGTGGCGCCATGCCCACGGGGTGTTCTCCACGAACTTCGACTTCCTCGCGGACACCACCAAGGCGCGGCGGTTCGGGTTCCAGGAGCACATCGAGTCGGAGGTGATGTTCCGCGAGATCTTCGCGGACTATCGCCGCCTCAAGGTCATCCCCTGA
- a CDS encoding helix-turn-helix domain-containing protein → MTSLQQSRPVGELLRGWRQRRGLSQMDLALRAEVSTRHVSFLETGRSQPSREMLLHLAEELDVPLRDRNGLLVAAGFAPVFAERPLDDPALRATREAVELVLAGHEPYPALAVDRHWTLVTANRAVGALLADVAPEMLQPPVNVLRLSLHPSGLAPRIENLRQWRDHVLMRLHRQVDITADATLAALLEELRGYPVPEAPGDAKARDFAGVVVPLRVRTSLGRLSLFSTTTVFGTPVDITLAELAIESFFPADPDTAEVLRRAASERARQDT, encoded by the coding sequence ATGACGAGCCTTCAGCAGAGCCGTCCCGTGGGAGAGCTGCTGCGCGGCTGGCGGCAGCGGCGGGGCTTGAGCCAGATGGACCTCGCCTTGCGCGCGGAGGTCTCCACCCGTCACGTCAGCTTCCTGGAGACCGGCCGCTCCCAGCCCAGCCGGGAGATGCTGCTCCACCTGGCGGAGGAGCTGGACGTGCCCCTGAGAGATCGCAACGGCCTCCTGGTGGCGGCGGGCTTCGCGCCCGTCTTCGCCGAGCGCCCCCTGGATGATCCCGCGCTGCGCGCCACGCGCGAGGCCGTGGAGCTGGTTCTCGCGGGCCATGAGCCGTACCCGGCGCTCGCGGTGGACCGGCACTGGACGCTCGTCACCGCGAACCGCGCGGTGGGCGCGCTCCTGGCGGACGTGGCCCCGGAGATGCTCCAGCCGCCGGTCAACGTCCTGCGCCTGAGCCTGCACCCCTCCGGCCTCGCGCCGCGCATCGAGAACCTGCGGCAGTGGCGCGACCACGTCCTCATGCGGCTGCACCGGCAGGTGGACATCACCGCGGACGCCACGCTCGCGGCGCTCCTGGAGGAGCTGCGCGGCTACCCGGTGCCGGAGGCCCCTGGCGACGCGAAGGCCCGCGACTTCGCGGGCGTGGTGGTGCCCCTGCGCGTGCGTACGTCGCTGGGGCGGCTGTCCCTGTTCAGCACCACCACTGTGTTCGGCACGCCCGTGGACATCACGCTCGCGGAGCTGGCCATCGAGTCGTTCTTCCCGGCGGATCCCGACACGGCGGAGGTGCTGCGGCGGGCCGCCTCGGAGCGGGCCCGCCAGGACACCTGA
- a CDS encoding carboxypeptidase regulatory-like domain-containing protein, which yields MRKWLVIGVAAVVALAAIVWGPRWGAASARSVSPVPANSIRQGMPAFNAVAVSSGSQEGLTLTGRVLDGGGKPVADAEVSLAATAERTLADVRCDECGQALLACTAHETALHTRAFFEQQQGFLTPRATVRTDAQGRFRFEHLSGVSFSVWAKAEGLGVALRTRAAPGEPVDLYLPPLRSITGTVVDDSGQPRPGARVRAVSRKVPLPFEAVVGAGGAFTLSGLGEGPFYVLADAEGFQPAVAQQVEADSQPLRLKLTPSRTLEVRVTRDGAPAAATVRLRGDHLTREEHTEAQGAPVRFNGLYPDEVVVTAEAPGFGSAPQMLTLSQRVTQVTLELEAAGRLLVTVVDEEGQPVPNPQLLLRTVAGDLIRRDAVPTGALAELGPLAPGEYVLEGQAEGFTTAQLPARVAQGETPLELELAKALLITGQVIDEYGRPASNVSILVQPTGEVTHAGEDGRFAAQVPMAGLYTLHAHHSEWGGGSVQVTAPATDVTLSLEAKAGVDVTVSSGGRRVEGADVVMWADPENIFRSDRPSGPDGVVPMRGLPPGTYQLMASHPEYLQSTPRSVTMQDGATQQVAVTLEPGAQLAGDVVDEDGQPVVGAAMSVMPRVAEPVQSDSSGHFEFRALRPDRTYVVEARHTGYEAMERPQGKPGGPPVQVKMRRRTTFRGRVVDDSGQPVRRFRVDEHDVNSQDGRFELPLSTAGDRLIVAVDAPGYEPQVVDRPSKTPDMGDVVLVKAPSVSGQVRDASGGAVADAVVTCDVCDGSVLSGPDGRFTLASPPFVPRFTVSARKGKVSGTQEVPRGSTAPVELTLKPATHLTGRVYLSDGRPAAGSQVDGLNADRSETVSLITGADGRYSADLSPGSYRFVVGGRGGVGEPAVVVQVAGADMTLDLGPVPGTGSLTVLLQPERGKALWVVPGDVGAVGNPPAELLRSRYAQLVYQPMTERVVVQGLRPGRYTLVWGSFHVETPGAGPVVRAVEVPSQGEVSLR from the coding sequence ATGCGCAAATGGCTCGTCATCGGAGTGGCCGCCGTGGTGGCGCTCGCCGCCATCGTGTGGGGGCCCCGGTGGGGCGCTGCGTCCGCGCGCTCCGTGTCGCCCGTTCCCGCCAACTCCATCCGCCAGGGGATGCCCGCGTTCAACGCGGTGGCGGTCTCGTCGGGGTCGCAGGAGGGGCTGACGCTCACCGGGCGCGTGCTGGACGGCGGTGGCAAGCCGGTGGCGGACGCGGAGGTGTCGCTCGCGGCCACGGCGGAGCGGACGCTGGCGGACGTGCGGTGCGATGAATGCGGGCAGGCGCTGCTGGCCTGCACCGCGCATGAGACGGCGCTGCACACGCGGGCCTTCTTCGAACAGCAGCAGGGCTTCCTCACGCCGCGCGCCACGGTGCGCACCGACGCGCAGGGGAGGTTCCGCTTCGAGCACCTGTCGGGCGTGTCCTTCTCCGTCTGGGCGAAGGCGGAGGGGCTGGGCGTGGCGCTCCGGACGCGGGCCGCGCCGGGAGAGCCGGTGGACCTGTACCTGCCGCCGCTGCGGAGCATCACCGGCACGGTGGTGGATGACTCCGGCCAGCCGAGGCCTGGGGCGCGGGTGCGCGCGGTGTCGCGCAAGGTGCCGCTGCCCTTCGAGGCGGTGGTGGGGGCGGGCGGGGCCTTCACCCTGTCGGGCCTGGGCGAAGGCCCCTTCTACGTGCTCGCGGACGCGGAGGGCTTCCAGCCCGCGGTGGCGCAGCAGGTGGAGGCGGACTCGCAGCCCTTGCGCCTGAAGCTGACGCCGTCGCGCACGCTGGAGGTGCGCGTGACGCGCGACGGGGCGCCCGCGGCGGCGACGGTGCGGCTGCGGGGCGACCACCTGACTCGCGAGGAGCACACGGAGGCACAGGGGGCGCCCGTGCGCTTCAACGGCCTGTATCCGGACGAGGTGGTGGTGACGGCGGAGGCGCCGGGCTTCGGATCCGCGCCCCAGATGCTCACGCTGTCGCAGCGGGTGACGCAGGTGACGCTGGAGCTGGAGGCCGCGGGCCGGCTGCTCGTCACGGTGGTGGACGAGGAGGGGCAGCCCGTTCCGAACCCGCAGCTCCTGCTGCGCACGGTGGCGGGCGACCTCATCCGCCGCGACGCGGTGCCCACCGGGGCGCTGGCGGAGCTGGGGCCGCTGGCGCCGGGCGAGTACGTGCTGGAGGGGCAGGCGGAGGGCTTCACCACGGCGCAGCTTCCCGCGCGCGTGGCGCAGGGGGAGACGCCGCTGGAGCTGGAGCTGGCGAAGGCCCTGCTCATCACCGGGCAGGTCATCGACGAGTACGGCCGGCCCGCGTCGAACGTGTCCATCCTGGTGCAGCCCACCGGCGAGGTGACCCACGCGGGCGAGGACGGCCGCTTCGCGGCGCAGGTGCCCATGGCGGGCCTCTACACGCTCCACGCGCACCACTCCGAGTGGGGCGGCGGCAGCGTGCAGGTGACGGCGCCCGCGACGGACGTGACGCTGTCGCTGGAGGCGAAGGCGGGCGTGGACGTGACGGTGTCCAGCGGCGGCCGGCGGGTGGAGGGCGCGGACGTGGTGATGTGGGCGGACCCGGAGAACATCTTCCGCAGCGACCGTCCCTCTGGCCCGGACGGCGTCGTGCCCATGCGCGGGCTGCCGCCGGGCACGTACCAACTGATGGCGTCGCATCCGGAGTACCTGCAGTCGACGCCCCGCTCCGTGACGATGCAGGACGGCGCCACGCAGCAGGTGGCGGTGACGCTGGAGCCCGGCGCGCAGCTGGCGGGCGACGTGGTGGACGAGGACGGTCAGCCGGTGGTGGGCGCGGCGATGAGCGTGATGCCGCGCGTGGCGGAGCCGGTGCAGTCGGACTCGAGCGGTCACTTCGAGTTCCGCGCGCTGCGGCCGGACCGCACCTACGTGGTGGAGGCACGGCACACCGGCTACGAGGCGATGGAGCGGCCGCAGGGCAAGCCGGGCGGCCCGCCGGTGCAGGTGAAGATGCGCCGGCGCACGACGTTCCGGGGCCGCGTGGTGGACGACTCCGGCCAGCCGGTGCGCCGCTTCCGCGTGGACGAGCACGACGTGAACAGCCAGGACGGGCGGTTCGAGCTGCCGCTGTCCACGGCGGGGGACCGGCTCATCGTCGCGGTGGACGCGCCGGGCTACGAGCCCCAGGTGGTGGACCGCCCGTCGAAGACGCCGGACATGGGCGACGTGGTGTTGGTGAAGGCGCCATCGGTGTCCGGTCAGGTGCGGGATGCGTCGGGCGGCGCGGTGGCGGACGCGGTGGTGACGTGCGACGTGTGTGACGGGTCGGTGCTCTCGGGGCCGGACGGCCGCTTCACGCTGGCGAGTCCGCCCTTCGTGCCGCGCTTCACCGTGTCCGCGCGCAAGGGCAAGGTGAGCGGCACGCAGGAGGTGCCGCGGGGGAGCACGGCGCCGGTGGAGTTGACGCTCAAGCCCGCGACGCACCTGACGGGCCGGGTGTACCTGTCGGACGGGCGGCCCGCGGCGGGGTCCCAGGTGGATGGACTCAACGCGGACCGCAGCGAGACCGTGTCGCTCATCACGGGCGCGGACGGCCGCTACAGCGCGGACCTGTCGCCGGGCAGCTACCGCTTCGTGGTGGGCGGGCGCGGGGGCGTGGGCGAGCCGGCGGTGGTGGTGCAGGTGGCGGGCGCGGACATGACGCTGGACCTGGGGCCGGTGCCGGGCACGGGGTCGCTCACGGTGCTGCTCCAGCCGGAGCGGGGCAAGGCGCTGTGGGTGGTGCCGGGCGACGTGGGAGCGGTGGGGAACCCTCCCGCGGAGCTGTTGCGCTCGCGCTACGCGCAGCTCGTCTACCAGCCGATGACGGAGCGGGTGGTGGTGCAGGGCCTGAGGCCGGGTCGCTACACGCTGGTGTGGGGCTCCTTCCACGTGGAGACGCCGGGGGCGGGCCCGGTGGTGCGCGCGGTGGAGGTGCCCTCCCAGGGCGAGGTGTCCCTGCGGTAG
- a CDS encoding LysR family transcriptional regulator — MARLEINRSGEMEVFVRVVEQEGFSAAARTLRMTPSAVSKLVARLEARLGARLVHRNTRGFQLTAEGCVFYERSVQVLAELESAERGVTSHDAPSGRVRVNTNVPYGTHFLLPHVPAFRERFPGISLDIGLTDQVVDLLEERADVAIRAGPLKSSNLIARRLGETRKIIIGAPAYLKRVGTPKTVADLQRHTRIAASHTPALEQWPLVERGAGVSVPTSGTLSASDGEALRTLALAGAGLARIAAFQVREDVKAGRLVAVLEDRNPGDTVVFHAVFLDPAKHLPARIRAFLDYFSEVGMG, encoded by the coding sequence ATGGCGCGTCTGGAAATCAATCGCTCCGGAGAGATGGAAGTCTTCGTCCGGGTCGTCGAGCAGGAAGGGTTCTCCGCGGCGGCGCGCACGCTGCGGATGACGCCGTCGGCGGTCAGCAAGCTCGTCGCCCGGTTGGAAGCCCGCCTGGGGGCGCGGCTCGTCCACCGCAACACCCGGGGCTTCCAGCTCACCGCCGAAGGCTGTGTCTTCTACGAGCGCAGCGTCCAGGTGCTCGCGGAACTGGAGTCCGCCGAGCGCGGTGTCACCTCGCACGACGCGCCTTCAGGCCGCGTGCGCGTCAACACCAACGTCCCCTATGGCACGCACTTCCTGCTGCCCCACGTGCCGGCGTTCCGCGAACGCTTCCCGGGCATCAGCCTGGACATCGGGCTCACGGATCAGGTGGTGGATCTGCTCGAGGAGCGCGCGGACGTGGCCATCCGCGCGGGCCCGCTCAAGTCCTCCAACCTCATCGCGCGCAGGCTGGGGGAGACGCGCAAGATCATCATCGGCGCGCCGGCCTACCTGAAGCGCGTGGGCACGCCGAAGACGGTGGCCGACCTGCAACGACACACCCGCATCGCGGCCAGCCACACGCCCGCCCTCGAGCAGTGGCCGCTCGTCGAACGGGGCGCCGGGGTGAGCGTGCCCACCTCCGGCACGCTGTCGGCCAGCGACGGCGAAGCGCTGCGGACCCTGGCGCTCGCGGGGGCAGGCCTCGCGCGAATCGCGGCCTTCCAGGTGCGCGAGGACGTCAAGGCGGGGCGGCTCGTCGCGGTGCTGGAGGATCGCAATCCGGGGGACACCGTGGTCTTCCACGCGGTGTTCCTCGATCCCGCGAAGCACCTCCCGGCGCGCATCCGAGCGTTCCTGGACTACTTCAGCGAAGTGGGCATGGGCTGA